A region of Argentina anserina chromosome 5, drPotAnse1.1, whole genome shotgun sequence DNA encodes the following proteins:
- the LOC126795509 gene encoding ankyrin repeat-containing protein BDA1-like translates to MDQRWKNASQSGDIDFLYRLIMEDGELLDHITSVPFVDTPLHIAASEGHVQFAMEIMRLQPSFARKLNRDGLSPMHLALQSGKTGMVTRLLEADKNLVRVQGREGVTPLHYAAKEGNMKLLYEFPSACPESLEDVTIRNETPLHIALKNDKIEAFEVLLRWLTHVCYDEVHQREKKVLNWKDDDGNSLLHIATLRNQPEVIVLLLNSQVDVNSKNLAGWTPLDIIQHEQPISDGGIGAMLCGAGALEGSSLLSVQTFTYYMRLRNSF, encoded by the exons ATGGACCAGAGGTGGAAGAATGCTTCTCAATCTGGAGATATTGATTTCTTGTACAGATTGATAATGGAGGATGGTGAGCTTCTGGACCACATTACCAGCGTACCGTTCGTGGATACTCCTCTACACATTGCTGCTTCCGAAGGCCATGTACAGTTTGCCATGGAGATAATGAGGCTTCAGCCATCATTTGCTAGGAAGCTGAACCGGGATGGATTGAGTCCCATGCACTTGGCCCTGCAAAGTGGAAAAACCGGGATGGTGACTCGTCTCCTGGAAGCGGATAAAAACCTTGTTCGAGTGCAAGGGAGGGAGGGTGTGACACCCTTGCACTATGCAGCCAAGGAAGGAAATATGAAACTCTTATATGAGTTTCCATCTGCCTGCCCAGAATCCTTAGAGGATGTGACTATTCGAAATGAGACCCCTCTGCACATTGCGCTGAAGAATGACAAGATCGAAGCCTTTGAAGTTCTGTTGAGATGGCTAACACATGTCTGTTATGATGAGGTACATCAACGGGAGAAAAAGGTCTTGAACTGGAAGGATGATGATGGCAACAGTTTGTTGCACATCGCAACACTTAGAAATCAACCTGAGGTCA TAGTGCTTCTATTGAACTCTCAAGTTGATGTAAACTCTAAGAATTTGGCGGGTTGGACTCCCCTGGACATTATACAGCATGAACAGCCTATAAGCGACGGAGGAATAGGGGCTATGCTATGTGGTGCTGGAGCTCTTGAAGGATCCTCACTTCTGTCTGTTCAAACCTTTACGTATTACATGAGGTTGAGGAACTCATTTTGA
- the LOC126795510 gene encoding ankyrin repeat-containing protein BDA1-like translates to MLCFSTNQRLKQAAQEGNIGGLYALIQEDSYILERINLVPFVNTPLHISASAGHTDFAMEIIRLKPEFARKQNPEGISAMHLALKQGQTDTLLILLSVYRDLVRVKGRDGKTLLHYAAEIGNMDILAKFLAACPESIIDLTIRKETALHLAAKNGKLEALEVLLGWLQHVNLDTILQWTDDKGNTVLHIAVSRNQFQAVRLLIKRVDINVKNSEGLTAMDIADRQGSVYINNTDIRSLLLQRGALRASSLPICPTLADSLRKEMSLLERWVLCSHLTRSCMSNENRNSLLVVAVLIATTTFQAVLSPPAGFTPVPHKTSSAGSNSTGEPDVPPNIGFHSLVAWNCFLALNTMAFLISVSEICLKEVVSFFEKYRENAFTSALIDAKEIADEMKIEPEFQVKRKSIRKKHFDEIPNTERE, encoded by the exons ATGTTATGTTTCAGCACGAATCAAAGGTTGAAGCAGGCTGCACAAGAGGGGAATATTGGTGGCCTGTATGCACTGATACAGGAGGACTCGTATATATTGGAGCGCATCAACCTGGTTCCATTTGTTAATACTCCTTTGCACATTTCTGCATCTGCAGGGCATACCGATTTTGCCATGGAGATCATTAGACTGAAGCCAGAATTTGCGAGGAAGCAAAACCCGGAAGGCATCAGTGCAATGCACCTTGCTTTGAAGCAAGGCCAAACAGATACACTGCTTATTCTCCTGTCAGTCTACAGAGACCTTGTCCGAGTCAAAGGAAGGGACGGAAAGACTCTCTTGCATTATGCAGCCGAGATTGGAAACATGGATATTTTGGCAAAATTTTTAGCAGCCTGCCCTGAGTCTATCATAGATCTGACAATTCGAAAAGAAACTGCACTTCATCTTGCTGCAAAGAATGGCAAGTTGGAGGCACTTGAAGTCTTGTTGGGATGGCTTCAACATGTTAATTTAGACACGATCTTGCAGTGGACTGATGATAAAGGCAACACTGTACTGCACATTGCAGTATCAAGAAATCAATTCCAG GCGGTGAGGCTGTTAATAAAAAGGGTTGATATAAATGTCAAGAATTCGGAGGGTTTAACAGCCATGGACATAGCAGATCGCCAAGGATCAGTTTACATTAATAATACCGATATTAGAAGTTTATTACTCCAAAGAGGAGCTTTGAGAGCTTCTTCACTCCCTATATGTCCTACTCTTGCAGATTCTCTGAGGAAAGAGATGTCATTGCTCGAAAGATGGGTTTTGTGTAGTCATCTCACAAGAAGTTGCATGTCAAATGAGAATCGCAACAGTCTTCTAGTGGTAGCTGTCCTGATTGCAACAACCACATTCCAAGCTGTGCTCAGCCCACCAGCTGGGTTCACTCCCGTTCCTCATAAAACCAGCAGCGCCGGTTCCAATAGTACTGGTGAACCAGATGTACCACCAAACATTGGCTTTCATTCTTTGGTAGCATGGAATTGTTTCCTGGCTCTGAACACCATGGCTTTCTTGATATCCGTATCCGAGATATG TTTGAAAGAGGTGGTTTCATTTTTCGAAAAATACAGAGAAAATGCATTTACTTCTGCTTTGATTGATGCTAAAGAAATTGCTgatgaaatgaaaattgaGCCAGAATTTCAAGTAAAGCGTAAGTCcataagaaaaaaacattttgATGAAATTCCTAATACTGAGAGGGAGTAA